Proteins encoded by one window of Salvia splendens isolate huo1 chromosome 5, SspV2, whole genome shotgun sequence:
- the LOC121806023 gene encoding actin-related protein 2/3 complex subunit 2B-like isoform X3 encodes MACFERVSPALREILTRIHRAERPLEVDHHVHEFGSVHYHVKLSVTDPVYTYLSVSTPLLSSQGLPISSQLLPQHTLEMVNGIFPGVMEALVPPNEGYQLTLKLDISRIPHDNNKVLVSNQLKEILRSVDSQEVGHGIYKPIKLIYHPREPFFVIKQPAKMSAIFPMRFKEKEDVIIATAFFQELMDVGSTEAFRKAPHCIWSPIPPAELRGEPIEDLSTNGGFLSFDITARHVQGKKLEKTVWNLLNVYTFVKWHVKSSRGFVQRRMRMRLDKLVQPLRDVENEEDDDHQETRKKKKKKVDGGCTNVRKWIRVSKKKILERNEELGNKMKRIRSRIKIHCFSRLRRKWLRMPKFSPVTRYMKLE; translated from the exons ATGGCATGCTTTGAAAGGGTCTCACCAGCATTGAGGGAAATCCTCACCAGGATACACAG AGCAGAAAGGCCACTCGAGGTAGATCACCACGTGCACGAATTCGGCTCTGTACACTACCATGTCAAG CTTTCAGTGACAGATCCAGTTTACACCTATTTATCAGTGTCAACACCTCTTCTATCATCTCAAGGGCTCCCAATCTCATCACAGCTTCTTCCTCAGCACACTCTTGAGATGGTTAATGGGATTTTCCCCGGGGTTATGGAGGCCCTCGTCCCTCCCAACGAGGGCTATCAGCTGACTCTGAAGCTCGACATTTCAAGAATCCCACATGACAATAATAAAG TGCTAGTGAGCAATCAGTTAAAGGAAATTTTAAGGAGTGTTGATTCTCAAGAAGTTGGCCATGGGATTTACAAACCAATCAAACTCATTTATCATCCAAGGGAGCCATTCTTTGTCATCAAACAGCCAGCAAAGATGAGTGCAATATTTCCAATGCGATTCAAGGAGAAGGAAGACGTGATCATTGCAACGGCCTTCTTTCAG GAACTCATGGATGTGGGAAGCACAGAAGCATTCCGAAAGGCCCCTCACTGCATATGGTCGCCTATTCCACCAGCAGAGCTTAGAGGCGAGCCGATTGAAGACCTCAGCACGAACGGAGGCTTCCTCTCTTTTG ACATAACGGCGCGACATGTGCAAGGGAAGAAGCTGGAGAAGACAGTGTGGAACCTTCTAAACGTGTATACATTTGTGAAGTGGCATGTGAAG AGCAGTAGAGGCTTCGTGCAAAGAAGAATGAGAATGCGGCTTGATAAGTTAGTTCAG CCGCTGCGTGATGTGGAGAATGAGGAAGATGATGATCACCAAGagacgaggaagaagaagaagaagaaggttgaTGGAGGATGTACGAATGTGAGGAAATGGATAAGGGTGTCGAAGAAGAAGATTCTAGAAAGGAATGAGGAGTTGGGTAATAAAATGAAGCGGATTCGGTCGAGAATCAAGATTCATTGCTTCAGCCGTTTGCGTAGGAAATGGCTCAGAATGCCCAAATTCTCTCCAGTTACGAGGTATATGAAGCTCGAATGA
- the LOC121806023 gene encoding actin-related protein 2/3 complex subunit 2B-like isoform X1 → MACFERVSPALREILTRIHRAERPLEVDHHVHEFGSVHYHVKLSVTDPVYTYLSVSTPLLSSQGLPISSQLLPQHTLEMVNGIFPGVMEALVPPNEGYQLTLKLDISRIPHDNNKASTKMISDIASVQSVLVSNQLKEILRSVDSQEVGHGIYKPIKLIYHPREPFFVIKQPAKMSAIFPMRFKEKEDVIIATAFFQELMDVGSTEAFRKAPHCIWSPIPPAELRGEPIEDLSTNGGFLSFDITARHVQGKKLEKTVWNLLNVYTFVKWHVKSSRGFVQRRMRMRLDKLVQPLRDVENEEDDDHQETRKKKKKKVDGGCTNVRKWIRVSKKKILERNEELGNKMKRIRSRIKIHCFSRLRRKWLRMPKFSPVTRYMKLE, encoded by the exons ATGGCATGCTTTGAAAGGGTCTCACCAGCATTGAGGGAAATCCTCACCAGGATACACAG AGCAGAAAGGCCACTCGAGGTAGATCACCACGTGCACGAATTCGGCTCTGTACACTACCATGTCAAG CTTTCAGTGACAGATCCAGTTTACACCTATTTATCAGTGTCAACACCTCTTCTATCATCTCAAGGGCTCCCAATCTCATCACAGCTTCTTCCTCAGCACACTCTTGAGATGGTTAATGGGATTTTCCCCGGGGTTATGGAGGCCCTCGTCCCTCCCAACGAGGGCTATCAGCTGACTCTGAAGCTCGACATTTCAAGAATCCCACATGACAATAATAAAG CCTCCACAAAGATGATTTCTGACATAGCCTCAGTTCAATCAGTGCTAGTGAGCAATCAGTTAAAGGAAATTTTAAGGAGTGTTGATTCTCAAGAAGTTGGCCATGGGATTTACAAACCAATCAAACTCATTTATCATCCAAGGGAGCCATTCTTTGTCATCAAACAGCCAGCAAAGATGAGTGCAATATTTCCAATGCGATTCAAGGAGAAGGAAGACGTGATCATTGCAACGGCCTTCTTTCAG GAACTCATGGATGTGGGAAGCACAGAAGCATTCCGAAAGGCCCCTCACTGCATATGGTCGCCTATTCCACCAGCAGAGCTTAGAGGCGAGCCGATTGAAGACCTCAGCACGAACGGAGGCTTCCTCTCTTTTG ACATAACGGCGCGACATGTGCAAGGGAAGAAGCTGGAGAAGACAGTGTGGAACCTTCTAAACGTGTATACATTTGTGAAGTGGCATGTGAAG AGCAGTAGAGGCTTCGTGCAAAGAAGAATGAGAATGCGGCTTGATAAGTTAGTTCAG CCGCTGCGTGATGTGGAGAATGAGGAAGATGATGATCACCAAGagacgaggaagaagaagaagaagaaggttgaTGGAGGATGTACGAATGTGAGGAAATGGATAAGGGTGTCGAAGAAGAAGATTCTAGAAAGGAATGAGGAGTTGGGTAATAAAATGAAGCGGATTCGGTCGAGAATCAAGATTCATTGCTTCAGCCGTTTGCGTAGGAAATGGCTCAGAATGCCCAAATTCTCTCCAGTTACGAGGTATATGAAGCTCGAATGA
- the LOC121806023 gene encoding actin-related protein 2/3 complex subunit 2B-like isoform X2, which produces MACFERVSPALREILTRIHRAERPLEVDHHVHEFGSVHYHVKLSVTDPVYTYLSVSTPLLSSQGLPISSQLLPQHTLEMVNGIFPGVMEALVPPNEGYQLTLKLDISRIPHDNNKVQSVLVSNQLKEILRSVDSQEVGHGIYKPIKLIYHPREPFFVIKQPAKMSAIFPMRFKEKEDVIIATAFFQELMDVGSTEAFRKAPHCIWSPIPPAELRGEPIEDLSTNGGFLSFDITARHVQGKKLEKTVWNLLNVYTFVKWHVKSSRGFVQRRMRMRLDKLVQPLRDVENEEDDDHQETRKKKKKKVDGGCTNVRKWIRVSKKKILERNEELGNKMKRIRSRIKIHCFSRLRRKWLRMPKFSPVTRYMKLE; this is translated from the exons ATGGCATGCTTTGAAAGGGTCTCACCAGCATTGAGGGAAATCCTCACCAGGATACACAG AGCAGAAAGGCCACTCGAGGTAGATCACCACGTGCACGAATTCGGCTCTGTACACTACCATGTCAAG CTTTCAGTGACAGATCCAGTTTACACCTATTTATCAGTGTCAACACCTCTTCTATCATCTCAAGGGCTCCCAATCTCATCACAGCTTCTTCCTCAGCACACTCTTGAGATGGTTAATGGGATTTTCCCCGGGGTTATGGAGGCCCTCGTCCCTCCCAACGAGGGCTATCAGCTGACTCTGAAGCTCGACATTTCAAGAATCCCACATGACAATAATAAAG TTCAATCAGTGCTAGTGAGCAATCAGTTAAAGGAAATTTTAAGGAGTGTTGATTCTCAAGAAGTTGGCCATGGGATTTACAAACCAATCAAACTCATTTATCATCCAAGGGAGCCATTCTTTGTCATCAAACAGCCAGCAAAGATGAGTGCAATATTTCCAATGCGATTCAAGGAGAAGGAAGACGTGATCATTGCAACGGCCTTCTTTCAG GAACTCATGGATGTGGGAAGCACAGAAGCATTCCGAAAGGCCCCTCACTGCATATGGTCGCCTATTCCACCAGCAGAGCTTAGAGGCGAGCCGATTGAAGACCTCAGCACGAACGGAGGCTTCCTCTCTTTTG ACATAACGGCGCGACATGTGCAAGGGAAGAAGCTGGAGAAGACAGTGTGGAACCTTCTAAACGTGTATACATTTGTGAAGTGGCATGTGAAG AGCAGTAGAGGCTTCGTGCAAAGAAGAATGAGAATGCGGCTTGATAAGTTAGTTCAG CCGCTGCGTGATGTGGAGAATGAGGAAGATGATGATCACCAAGagacgaggaagaagaagaagaagaaggttgaTGGAGGATGTACGAATGTGAGGAAATGGATAAGGGTGTCGAAGAAGAAGATTCTAGAAAGGAATGAGGAGTTGGGTAATAAAATGAAGCGGATTCGGTCGAGAATCAAGATTCATTGCTTCAGCCGTTTGCGTAGGAAATGGCTCAGAATGCCCAAATTCTCTCCAGTTACGAGGTATATGAAGCTCGAATGA